The Gambusia affinis linkage group LG05, SWU_Gaff_1.0, whole genome shotgun sequence region CTCCAGCTGGTTAAGCCCCTCGttattattctttaaatatGTAATCATTATTATGTATGTGCAAATGACTCATAGTTCCAAGCTGAACAATCAAAAGGtttgtgaaaaatcaaaaatccaaAGTTTTTTCATATGTTTAAAAGTCAAGCAGTATAAAGAGAACATCACTCATTCAGAGCATCCTTCACTTTGATCTCTGTGGAAATCTGAAAACTCAAAGGCAGCCGTGAGCGTTATTGTGCAGCTTCACAAGTTCTTTCGAaatgcagagagaaaagaaggtGGTTTTTCCAGATACTGATACGTGTGCTTCTGGCAGAGGCAACTCCTAATATTCACATTTATCTAATCCCGGTGATTTCACATTAACCATTTCTTAAGCTGGGTAAAAAAACGAAGGCAGAAAATTAGACATACAGCATATCAGGTATCTTCACAAGGTGACAGTGAAATATCTGCATAAGGAAGCTAAATTACACTTATATGCAACCTTTGCTGTCCCTTGAGTCTGGGACGAAATAACACAGAGCAAgctgtatttttctgtgtgagAGTTTTAAAGGATGATAAAGGGGTTTGACTCACCCGGTTAACAGATTTCTGCATAGTCTAACACCACTTCAACCACAATGTCCATTAGATATTTTTGTCCGTTTAGGaaacaagaagcaaaagagataaattgtggggttttttttaagtgtaaagGTAAGAGAATATCAGATATTTCTTGTCTACTTCAAAAATTGCACTGAAATACCATTTTCCATATATTTGCAGGGACGGAAGTTACAAGGAAAGTTAACACACATCATGAAGGGCATGAATGTCATCACGTTTGCTGCTTTACTGATTTAGTTAGATTATTTTTTGCAGGCTAGAATGAGAAGACAACGCTGAAGCTCTACATATAGAGCACTATTACCCATTCTAACACCAgccctgctaaaaaaaaaaaaaaaaacagtaaacagtTTTGAACAGTTCTTTGAAAATTTCAGTCGCGATTGAAAGTGTCAATTTTAGAGCAGGGGCTTCTGACTTTCATGCTCATGATGACTGTATGTTAACTCACAGGACATAACCATATTTGACGAGAtagaataaatagtttttagctCTACAAGTTGGACAAACTGGGTTTTAATGACTTGCACTGTTTATCTACTTGAATTTTTTTACTCGAGTTTCAATGGTAACCCTGCGTGGCGGAGGCTCCTCTATGCTCCGGTTGGCTACGAGGTCTTGCAGCTGTAGAGCTCCTCCGCCTatgaaacaaaaagctggaCAAACTGGACCAGAGCAATCCACGTGTCCCTCCCATAGCATACGCAGGGAGTGGGCATCATAGAAGGCAACCTGGCCTTTGTCACAGTCCAGACAGACTCCAAGTCGTGGAGGTAGGGGAGCAGTGTGGGAGTGAGGTTTGTTACTATAGTTGCTGCTTTGAGAGTGCAATGCTGCCTGGCTGTGGCTCTCGCACTGGCTGTGAGAGGGAACGTGTCCTTTGGGGAGTAGGATCTTACCCATGCCCACGGTGAGGAAGCAGAAGGGAGGGGAGTCCTGGCCGTCTTCTGCATCGCTGTCATGGCCACTGTCTGGATCACAACTGGTAGAGGAGAGGACGCCATCAGGATGAGCGagggagaagaaagaagaattGGGAGATTGATCAAACTTAGCTACAATATCACTTTCTGAGTCCTTTTAAAATACAGATCAATATAGTTATTCTCTTTTTAGAATGCGCACGTACACATCCTCCacataagaaagaaaacatgacaaaatggtACCATCACACATATGTTACTATAACTGAGacctttgtttggttttgagaACTGCTAAAAGTAGATGAGGAAGCAGAGTTATTGGCTGTCTACTTCttacattttaatgtcaaagttttaTACTTTTCCACACTCAGTTACTCACTTCTTCATGGAAGGATGTGTAGACAAAGAAACTTCTGTCTATGTCTAtgtgctgccatctagtggccagGAGaacttaaatacataaatgtttcaCTTAAGTCTCGAAATAGTCCGTCTGGTTTGGCATCTACAATGCAACAAATCTGActgatattttatgtgatagactaacAGAAAGTAGAGCATAtttgtgaagcagaagaaaattgattgttttgagttggaaaacaattgttttttttttttttaattttcaatatCTGTGAATGaagtttaatttgttcttaACCAATTACAATCAGAGATGAGCAGCTTACAAAACAAGAGTCCAAGTCATTATGAAGACTAAGGAACACAGCAAACAGGATCTTGGTCAGGATggaaaagatggatggagctaaagcACAATGATGacattattgtaaaatattatgtCAAATGTTGttatcagttactcagtacttaaGTAGCAATTTTACCGAATACTTTTTTAGTCTTCCTTAagaaatttctttctttttagttttacttgcataaaaatatactaaagtagtgtttttcttatttgagtACAACTTCTGGGTAACCTCTGGATCTTATTGACCTTAGGAGAATGGGCAAAGCTGGTAGCCCAGAAAATGCCtccacataattttttttgactCTCTGACTATATTGCATGAGTTAAGTGACTGCATTTTACAGACACCGACATGGATGTGGTAAAAATGAAACGTTTACCGTGGGCTCGCCATGTCCTGAGGAAGATGGAACCACTCTTGTAGTTTAGTCTCCTGTCCAACGCCTACCTGAAAATGAGAGAAGAAAGATATCACAAAGAGGTCTgacaaaatatgataaatttacacatttaacctgacattaaaaaaaatcacactcgAAACATCTTTTTCACCTTCACCAGGTAGGACCCAGGCTCCACAGAGCACGCCCAGTAGTGTCTGCCATGAGTGACGGCCAAGTCGGCCACaaggaggtcagaggttaagTGACAAGAGGTGAGAGCTCGGTCGGCGGCTTGTAGAAGGGAGAGGCCAGGCACACTTCGGGCATAAGTCTGGCCTTTACCTAGCGCCAAACGGTCAGCATGTAAACCCCAACGAGAGTCCaaggaaaaactcaaaactggacagacaggaaaaaaagaggtgaACCAGGAAAAAGGGGaggtaaaaagaaagagaaaagtaaGCTAAACAAGTAAGAAATTACAGGATTTCAGACAAACTATGAGAAGTATTAATTACAagtaactggaaaaaaaaagatcaggaGAAAAGCACatatttgatttggaaaattagAATAACTTTggtagaaaacaaaagaaataaagccaACACTGACTCTGTgtataatgtttcaaaatataaaatggagTAAATGTTTAACAAAGTGATGAATatatcaagagaaaaaaaatctcttaagcACAAACAGATATTTGAAAGTGCATCAAGACAGACCTGCAGCATGAGAGACAGAAGCAGAGATGTTATGGCGGGGATGACACTGGAATGCAGAGCAAATAAAGAAGTCTTTGTGCAGAAACTAAAAAAGTAGGAATGGAAGAAATCAAGAGATGAGAGAACAGAAAATATCAAGGGTTAGTCAGGTAAGTGAAGCATGGCAACAGTCTAAAATCTTTTTGTGGGAATCAAAATACATCAGCCTCTAATCCACACGGTTGTTTCACAAAGTTTAAtataatgtcaacatttttctaaactaagatttcagttttcactcatttttaagcaaaaaaaaaaaagaatgacaaaTGCAACTGCACTGATCAGGATTTAAGTTTGGAAcctgcaaaaaacagaaacagagaaaaccaaCAAGCATCTTAGCAGACGTTCTTATTGGGAAACAAATACCAGATCCTGTGTGCACATCTAACCTGGTGCGGGCGGCGTGTGGAGGTAAACCTCTTCACTGTAGTCTCCAAACCCAGCCTTGTTGCAGCCCCTCACTCGGAGAACGTACACGCTGTCCATCTGCACCCGGTCTACCACGGCGCTGGTCCCCTTCACTTCATTCAGACGCAGCCACGGCGTCGAAGAGTTTGGGGAGCTGATGCCGCCCCAGGTGGCACCCGTTCGTCGCTGGTATTCAACAGAAAAGTGCCACGCCGGGGCCGAGTCCTGAGGCAGGCGCCAGCATAAAAACAGCTGGTCATAAGCTAACGTTTTCTGAGTGTCGATGACTGGAGCCTGAGGGGCTGTTGAGGAGAGAAAAGGGACTGAGATCATGTTGatctttttcacctttttaatGGAATTTTAGGGGCagatgattcttttttttttttttttacaaaatagatgAGAGCCCACCTTGGATGAATTGCAAGCTGTTGATGAGCTTGACCTCTTTGGATGCATCAAGGTGAAAGTGTCTAAAGGAGGTGTCAGCAGCAAGAGAGAAACACTGCAGGTTTTCTATGGCTTTAATCAGCCTTAAGAGAccagacagaaaagaaacaaaaagagagagccACATTAACAAACAAATAACTTCCACTGAGCTCCTGGTTCACCCAAATAACTGTGTGCCACCTGCTGTGTGTTACTCTTGCGGCTTGCACAAAGCAGGGAGCGTCTGTCTCTTTGAGCAGCTCGTGGGTGAAGGCCATCAGACCTGCCTGCTCCATCAGCCCCTGCTTCTCAAAGACCTGAACGGACAGAGCCTCCTCTCTTCTGCTCCGGGATCCCTCCAAGGCAATGGCTAGAGTCCCCTGACGCTCGGCGACGGCTGTTCCAAGCTCTCGGATGCAGTGAGTCAGCTGGTGCAGAGCCACAGTGCTGTTAGCCTGCAGAGAAGCACAGGAACAGTACCATGAGTGGACAGGACAAACCGAGATCAAAGAAACCTTTGCTCCTCGTAGACGGCTTTGTACATAAGCACTCCATCTAAAGGAAAACTGGTTGGCATTGTGCTCACTATTTCTAAACACAACAGCAACTTTCATGTTCTCTTTAGTTCAGATTCCGATTTTCTGATCTGTCCTGAGGAGCCATGGAggactgattttatttctgatttctgatttGATCATATATTTTAGATCATAATCACATAAAAAGATCTAATGAGGGCAGCTTGACACACACTCCTGAGTATTTACTGCTTTACCTTGGTAACCtttgttcagttgttttctGGCAGAGTGCAACAGATCTCTTTTGTGCATTAAAGTACACAATGGCATGTACTCTAGCATCAGTTACTGTCCTGCTTAGTTTGCAAGATGACAACAATAAGCCTCGATCCTTATTAAGTCTTGTTTGTCACAGTTCCAGTTGTCTAGAACTTGTGAGCTGAACTACAAATAAATGGGGATAGAATAAAGATCT contains the following coding sequences:
- the trim46a gene encoding tripartite motif-containing protein 46 isoform X1, yielding MAEAELETFTSVMDALVRISSNMKSMEQELHCPVCDEMVKQPILLPCQHSVCLLCAAEMLVQRGYPPPDLPAEPISPGSTPNSRSPRQARRPVPRTPDHLERVFRTVCGTYPGRRRREAAPPPMLFPCPSCQQDVELGDRGLTDCFRNLTLERIVERYRHTMSLGSVAIMCGFCKPPQSLEATKGCADCKSNFCNECFKLYHPWGTPRAQHEHILPTNNFRPKVLTCTEHEQERLQWYCRNCQRLLCQLCKLRRVHHGHKVLPIAQAYQALKDKISKEVNFILANQETIQSQIAQLEAAIKQMEANSTVALHQLTHCIRELGTAVAERQGTLAIALEGSRSRREEALSVQVFEKQGLMEQAGLMAFTHELLKETDAPCFVQAARVTHSRLIKAIENLQCFSLAADTSFRHFHLDASKEVKLINSLQFIQAPQAPVIDTQKTLAYDQLFLCWRLPQDSAPAWHFSVEYQRRTGATWGGISSPNSSTPWLRLNEVKGTSAVVDRVQMDSVYVLRVRGCNKAGFGDYSEEVYLHTPPAPVLSFSLDSRWGLHADRLALGKGQTYARSVPGLSLLQAADRALTSCHLTSDLLVADLAVTHGRHYWACSVEPGSYLVKVGVGQETKLQEWFHLPQDMASPRCDPDSGHDSDAEDGQDSPPFCFLTVGMGKILLPKGHVPSHSQCESHSQAALHSQSSNYSNKPHSHTAPLPPRLGVCLDCDKGQVAFYDAHSLRMLWEGHVDCSGPVCPAFCFIGGGALQLQDLVANRSIEEPPPRRVTIETRVKKFK